From the genome of Prionailurus bengalensis isolate Pbe53 chromosome D1, Fcat_Pben_1.1_paternal_pri, whole genome shotgun sequence:
AGTAGTCTGAAAATGGGGTAGAAGAGACTGCATCCTGTCTCAGGTCAGGAGGCACCTGTGAGAACCTATGCTCTGAGACCTTCCCTTTTGctcttctcttgcctttttgGATCTTTTGCTTGGTGCTGCCAGAGATGCAGAGGGGCAGGAATTTGTCTCTAGTAGATTAATGAACAGAAGGAGACAGGTAACTATATCATCTGGGACTCATATTTGCAAACGTGGGGGTTTCATATGTGAATATGAAAATTTAGTTTATGAAAATTTAGTTTAGGGCAAAGAATCTTCTGCCCACAAATGCTTGAATCATGGCATAGGAATGAAATttaatctcggggcacctgggtggctcagtcagttaagtgtctgagtctacgatctcatggttcagttcatgagttcaagctcaggtcatgatctcacagcttgtgagttcaagccctgcacccaGGCAccgcactgacagtacagagcctgcttgggattttctctctccctgtccctctgcccctccctgacttgtgtgctttctctctcaaaataaacaaataaactttatattttaggtTTAGGACAGAGATCACAGTTGAAGGGTCAGTGAGAGTCAGAAGGTTGTTCCTCCTATGTCAGCTcaatataaagaatttctaaaagCTATTGCTGCCACAAACAGAAAGTTATGCACAGATCATAGAGGTATCTGTCACACTGGTTGGTTTAGATCAATGATGTCTGAAATGATACTTGGGAGAGAGGTCTCACAATTCTGAGTTTTGGAGTTAGTGGTCCCTAACAACCCTTCCCCTTTTTTAAACAGGGCTTCCATAGTGCTCTCCTGCAGTCTGATAAAAGTTAACCCTGCAGGGTCTCTGATTTTATCATTGCTCTTCAACCTCACTGGCTTCTTCATCCTGTCCCTACCCACAACCTGTAGTCATTAGCTCTAGGTCCTCAGCCCTAGTGCTCAACTGGCTAACTCTGATTGCAATCCAAGATTTTAAGAGGAGAGTAGAACATCATGGTCTCAGATACTTTACTTCTAAGGCTGAGTAGGTAGTTCAATGCTTTTTGGATAAATTATGGATTGAACTCAGAGGAACatccagagaaaagagaagaaaggaagagtcagTGAGTGGAAAGAACGGATAAAAAACACTCCTATGTTGTCCTCAGAAATTTCATCCTAGGGCTATAATTATCCTAAAGTTCTTCAGGAGACAAAGAGAATATGCTTCTTCTTCTGTACCTCTCCATGGATACTCATGCCTGaattgccatttttttccatttggctaTACCCTCTAATGGTCATTTCAAGATATTCCTTCCTTCCACGTAATTAATTCCCAATTCCTGCCAAGAATACTCTGAATGATTGAAAATTAAAAGATTCTTGAGCATGATGAATTTGGGGGCTCTGACCTATAAGAATAAGTGTAAAAATTTTGCAGAGTTAGATCAGAGGGTGCAATCAAAGAGTTTTGCAAAGACTTAGATCAGTGGGTGGGAAAGATCAAAGACAAACCTAAATGATGAAAGTGGTGTTTGGAGGGAGTATTTCAAATTTGGTGGCATGAGGTTGTGCATCCTGTAGGTCATTGTGGCAAGGTCTGGGCTGTTCAGGTGCAATTAGTTATGTCTCAAACTTACAAGTGAATGTATCcaataagaaaaatttaaggaaaagcaAAGTTCAATGAACACAGTGGCCAAGACAGGAGAAGGTCCTTTGTTAACCAACTCAAGACTGGATGTTTTTTTCTATGGGTGTTTATTTTCATGAACACCTGTATGCGCAGCATCTGCCAATCCTTGTGAGTACTCCACCAAGGCACAGCATAACCACTAGACAAGAGGACCTGGATTGTTACAGTGAAGACCAAAAGGGATATAGAAAGGAAACGAAAGGACTTTAGGTAGACTTCATCACCCTCACATTATTGCAATCAGAACAATCAACTTTCATCTTGTTTAAAGACACATATCATTCTCACATTTCTATGTGCACATTCTACTTTTAAGGTTGTTTCTTCACCAAAGTTAAGAATCctacatatattaatatgtacCGGCAATTATTTGGCCACTGTCACACACACTTATGTGGAATTGCACATTCTACTGTTAAAACTGTTTGTTCCCTGAAGCTAAGAATCCTACATATATGAACACATATTGGCAATTCTTTGGTGGGATCAACACCAATgaactaaaataacattttagacAAGGTGAAAATTAACTCACATTAATTCCAGGGTATCATTTTTTCAAACTGTGATTAAAGCCAACTATAGCTGAAAATTCAGAATGGGGGGTGGCATAGAGAACTAAGGCCATGCGCCTGAGTCCTTACTTTGTGCCGGACTCTGCTACTCATTTGTGCATATTGCTAAATTGTCATGTGGTAGTCTAGGTggtaattaaataataaaacacaaaagggaagaaatttaAGAGTACAAATTTAGAGACTCACCTTTCACAAAGTAGTTTCCAAgtaatttctccttctctttagTTGCTGCAAAGATATAAAACTTCCTTAAACTTAAATTTTGAATAATTCAAACATATCTAAACAAAGCATATATCCTCAGTCCTCTATACTGCTTAAATTGATAGGATTATCCCAGTAGCATGGCACAAAGGACAAACAGATGAATTCACATGACTCTGGATGACTTGCTAGGACTCAAGCATGTCACCTAGGTGAAGCAAATTGTTCTAAATCCATGTGTCATGTGTCACTAGCTAATTTTTATCCTAATTTTACAGACCACTACAAGAAAGCTGTAGAAATATATGACAAAATATGACAGCACACCAAAATGGCACCATCTCCTCTGAGGTTTCAGACTTCCTCCTGAATTGTTTTGTCAGGTCCCACACCTGGcaactttctttttccctccccctaatccttctcttcttcctggccATGGGGGGCAATGGTGTTCTCCTGATCACTATATGGCTGGAAGCTTCTCTGCATGAGCCCATGTACTATCTACTCAGCATCCTCTCCCTATTGGACATTGTGCTCTGCCTCACTGTCATTCCCAAGGTCCTGGCCATCTTTTGGTTTGAACTTAAGTCCATCAGCTTCTATGCCTGCTTCCTCCAGATGTACATTATGAACTGTTTCCTTGCCATGGAGTCCTGCACATTCATGGTAATGGCCTATGACCGTTATGTGGCCATCTGCCATCCACTGAGGTACCCATCCATCATCACTGACCAATTTGTAGTCAAGGCTGCTGTCTTTATTTTGGCCAGGAATGTTATTTCTACAGTGCCTATTCCCATTCTCTCATCCCGACTCCATTATTGTGGGAGAAAGGTCATTGAAAACTGTATCTGTGCCAATATGTCTGTCTCCAGGCTCTCCTGTAATGATGTCACCATCAATCGCCTCTACCAGTTTGCTGGAGGCTGGACACTGCTAGGATCTGACCTCATCCTCATCTTCCTCTCCTACACCCTCATACTGCGAGCGGTGCTGAGACTCAAGGCAGAGGGTGCTGTGGCCAAGGCCCTGAGCACATGTGGCTCCCACTTCATCCTTATCCTCTTCTTCAGCACCATCCTTCTGGTCTTCGTGCTCACTCATGTGGTGAAGAAGAAAGTCTCCCCTGATGTTCCAGTCTTGCTCAACGTCCTCCACCATGTCATCCCCGCAGCCCTCAACCCCATAGTTTATGGAGTGCGGACCCAGGAGATCAAGCAAGGAATCCAGAGATTACTGAAGAAAGGGTGGTAATAAGGACAACTGGATCTCTTGATTCCTAATATAGTTTAAGTTTAATCAAATCATGGGTAATTCAGCTGAAATTTTATCTATGAGTTACAATTTCAAACTGGTTTTTGGATACTGTgtcttatttaataaaatttaagtttcaTTGTAAGTTTCCTTTTGTCTCACTTTTACTTTAACAATATCCTTGaccactttactttttttctccacaCATATTATCCTATCCTAACAACATACAGAGATTCCATGGGTAGGTTCTGAAGTGACAAATTTATGTTCCTGAATATACAGCTGTTAATATTTCATGCCTTTGCATTCTTGAATATACAACTGTGGATATTTGGGGGTACAGTCATGTAATGTGTAAtgcattcttattcttatttccaCAGAAGGAAGCATATTGGATACAAAAACATAGGAGTTGAATTTCAGTCCTGAATGATGGAAGATTGCTATTCATGTGTAACTGGGTCtgtaattgggttgtcttttgaAATGTGCATTGCAAGAGAACTGGGATTTTTCTTGgatttctcatttgtgaaacaaTTAGCAATGAGTTTGATCAGATTTAAGAGATTCCTAAATTCTCCTCCCCAAAGGGGAGGATATTTATCTTTTGGATCCAGAGTGTCATATTTTATGATATGCACAGATAGCTCTGCTAAAGAGTTAAAGATTGCAAGGATTGTAATATATGATgcagtaataataatttaaatatcaaaaatataatatctgaatattattttcatgttaattGTACAGTATCTAAAGATACTTTGTGTCCTGGTAATTCTTCAGATATGaatacacaaaaatagaatatTGTTGCTGTCAGGAGCTAAAACTATGGTTAGTGGTAATACAATATGAGTCCCAAGAACATATTTTTCTCAATGGGAGAGAATGAGGAATGGAATAAGGCATATCTATATGTTGTAAGTTACCTGACCACATAAGAAAGCATTAGATAGAGAGTTAAAGGTCTGAAATGTAAGGCTTACAGAACTACACAAAAAGTTGGGTTCTTGGGAACAAATTAGATGGTCTCATTGTGTTTCATGTTACTCATCTGTTACCCTTGTGAAtagtgaaaaatttattttaaaagattctttctAAATATAAGCTTTTGCACCTTAATAACAACTCATAAGTGTATTTCCTCGTTTCATCATGGAAGGAAAATCTCTCAACAGTCTAATGCCAATATGTCCCCAAAATCTAGGCGTCTTAGCCTTCATTGATTCATCCTGGGCCTACTTAAGTTTTCATTCTGCAAAACTGTCCATTTCTTGTTCTTCTCTGTCTCACAATAAAGAACAATGAATTGGTATCTCATTCCTCTTCTTCTAGATACCATTATGAGCTACTattggaaaaaagaacaaacaccaAAAACAGGTACTGACATAATTAAGAATCAATAGTTAAAAGAACATAATCAACATTTTATTGGGAATAATATAActatcaaaagtaaaaaaaaaacaacagaaagaaaaaacaatgtcaAGATCCAATTAGGTTCATGCCATAGATAACCTTTTTCTTTGTTACTTGAAAAAGAGCTCTCCAAAATCTCATTCTCTCACACAtttcaaccttaaaaaattatttggtttaaaatatgacttacgggctctgtgctgacagctcagagcctgtagcctgcttcaggttctgtgtctccctctctctggccctccccattcatgctctgtctctgtctcaaaaataaataaacgttaaaaaaaatttaaaaaaggggggggcgcctgggtggctcagtcaattaagcgtccaacttcagctcaggtcatgatctcccgctctgtgagttccagccccgcatcaggctctgtgctgatagctcagagcctggagcccgcttcagattctgtgtctccctctctctctggccctcccccgttcatgctctgtctctctctgtctcaaaaaataaataaacgttaaaaaatttttttaaatacgacttaaaaagtggaaaaacattccatgcttatgtattggaagaataaatattgttaaaatgttgatatgacccaaagcaatctacatatttagtgcaattcctatgaaaataacaccagcattcttcactgagctagaacaaacaatcctaaaatttgtatggatccagacaggaccccaaacagccaaagcaatcctgaaaagaaaaaccaaagctggGGCATTGCAACTCTGGACTTCAAGCCATATTAAAAagcagtaatcatcaagacagtatgttactggcagaagaacagacacatcaatcaatagaacagagtagagaacccagaaacaaacccacaaatgtatagccaactaatctttgataaagcaggaaagaatatccaatggaaaaaatacagtctcttcagcaaatggtgttgggaaaactggacagtgacatgtagaagaataaaCTTGGACCACAtttttacactatacacaaaaatgaactcaaaatgaatgaaagacctaaacataacacaggaagccatcaaaatcctagaaaagaaaacaggtaacaacctctttgacctctgccacatcaacttcttactcagcatgtctccagaggcaagggaaacaaaagcaaaaatgaactattaggacctcatcaagataaaaaccttctgcacagctaaggaaacaatcagcaaaactaaaaggcaactaaaaCAATGggggaatatatttgcaaatgaaataacagataaagggtttgtatccaaaatctataagtaacttatcaaactcaacacccaaaaaccaaataatccagtgaagaaatgggcaaaagacatgaacagacacttctccaaagaagacatccagattgctaacacacacatgaaaaaatgctcaacgtcactcatcatcagggaaatacaaattaaaaccacaataagataccacctcacacctgtcagaatatgAACATTTCAGGCAACATCAGAAGTTgctgaggatatggagaaagagaaacccttttgtagtgctagtgggaatgcaacctggtgcagccactctggaaaacaatatgggaattcctcaaaaaaaattaaaatagaactaccctatgacctagcaattgcactactaggtatttatccaaaggattcagttatgctgttttgaaggggcccatgcaccccaatgttcatagtaACAcaatcaacaatagtcaaagtatgaaaagagcccaaatgttccattgactgatgaatggataaagaagatgtagtacatatacacatgtatatatatatatatatatatatatatatatatatatatacacacacatatatatgatgaaacattactcagtgatcaaaaagaatgatatcttgccatttgaaacaacatggatggacctaaagtgtgttacgctaagcaaaataagccagtcagagaaagacaaatatcatatgatttcactcatttgtgtcatttaagaaataagacaggtgaacataagggaaggaaagcaaaaataatataaaaacagagagggagacaaaccataagaaattcttaaatacagattacaaattgagggttgctggtggagttttggatggggggatggattaagcaggacacttgctgggatgagcactgggtgttatatgtaaagtgatgaatcactaaattctattcctgaaatcattattacactacatgttaactaactgggatgaaaataaatttaaaattaaaattaaaaataataaaaaaataaagtgcatatAACTGGATACCAACAGAAAAGTCTTACAAATATGATATAATGTGCTAATGTGAAGTTATCTGCTCATCAAGGGACCAAAAACTTTCAGAACTAATCTCCACCAGGGTCATATTGCATAGCAAACCAAGATCTCTCCAATTAGCTGTTAGAAAACTTGGACATTGAATGCATGAAAAGGGCTACATCAGGGGATTTAAAGCATATACCACCCAAGACTGAGAAAATTTGACACGTGTTGTCTTCCAAACTAGACAGTAAAATCCTTACATTTAAAacttatatttttgaaagttttacatTGTTGTGTTTATATGCAACTTTTACACATTTATGGCTCACATCAAAGCAGTATTGACAGATCCATTTGAGAAGTTCAAAAGATTAATGACGGCTTTATCCCACTAAAATAACTGATACTAAAACAGTGCTGTTCAATGTGAGCcacatctttaattttaaatgttttattcaccactgtaaactacaaaaagaaattaaattgaacTTAATTATGTGTTTTGTTGAATCCAATATCTAAAACATAATTTCAACACataatacatacaaaagaatttaatactaacattttacatttttttatgtatgctaggtctttgaaatccagtgtgtattttacatttatgttgacaaagtacagcatccattcatgataaaaatgcccACCAAAGTATATTTATAGGGAAATatcctcaacataatgaaggctaTCTGTGAAACACCCAGAGCTAACGTCATCCTcgacagggaaaaactgagagcttttcccctatggtcaggaacaagacagagatgtccactcaccactgttatttaacttAGTACTGAATGCCCTAGCCTCAGAAAtctgacaacaaaaagaaataaaaggcatccaaatcaccAAGGACTGATgtcagaaacaaaggcaaaagaaaaagttaaatttttctttcaacttaCAGGCCACTGATAAGTCCTTTAGACATGCAGAGTCACCTTCCTCTAGAAACTCAGCTGCCTCAATGTTGACACTTTGCTAAgagcaaaaggcaatcttagcttaacattatcccaaccccCACGATCTTGTGAGTCTACTTTAAACATATAGAAATGCCTTTGGAAACTCGCTTTACCTCTACGCCCCAAGATGTATGTTGGCAAACATCCTCCAAGCAAAGGCCCACTGATACATATCTGAAGGGTCTAATGTCTGAGGGTTTATTAAACAGCAATAAATGACCTTTTTTCCAACAATAGCTAGACCCCTCAgtgtcctggaaaccttgtttccaaaatagaGACCTGTGCTCTCCCTATTTAAAGTTATACAATCAGTCGCCCATcatgaccccagtgcagctctttcggCCCATGGGTACTATCCCCGTGCTTTAATTAAACcaactttttgcaccaaagacatctcaagaattctttcttggccactgGCTTTGAACCCCCACATTTCCATAtcaagaagaagtaaaactttcactatttgcagatgacataattctctatatagaaaacccaaaagactccaccaaaatattcTGAGAACTGAAAATCAAATTGAGTAAAACTGTAGGACACAATtaaatgtacagtgttatatttctGAACACTAATatagaagcagcagaaagagaaattaaggaatcaatctcatttacaattgcaccaaaaataatgagATATCTAGGAATATACCTAAGCAAAGAGgcgaaagacctgtactctgaaaatcataaaatattgatgaaagaaactgaaaatgacacaaggaaatggaagtgGAAATGAGCATTCGATGctcattggaagaaaaaatatcgatggaagaaaaaatatttttgaaatgtctatattacccaaagcaacatacaaatttaatgcaattcctatcaaaacactaacagcatttttcatagagctacagcaaataatcctaaaatgtgtatggaaccacaaagtaccctgaatagccaaagcaatcttaaaaagaaaaccaaacctgaaggcatcacaattccagatttcaaattaCATTACAAAGTTGTGgtgatcaaagcagtatggtactggcacaaaaactggCACATAGATCactagaacagaacagaaaacccagaaatggatccacaactatAGAGGCAATTAATTGTCAACAgggcaagaaagaatatccaacagtaaaatgacagtcttttcaacaaatggtgctggaaagtggacagcaatatgcaaaagaatgaaactggactactttgtTGCATCATgcacacaaataaattcaaaatggataaaagacctaaatgtgacacaggaaaccataaaaatactggAGGAGGAAAcaagcagtaacctctttgatgTCGACTggagcaatttcttactagataGGTCTTCTGAGGCAatggaaactaaagcaaaaataaaactatggggacttatcaaagtaaaaagtttctgcatagcaaaggaaactatcaacaaaagtaaaaggcaaaagatggatggg
Proteins encoded in this window:
- the LOC122482628 gene encoding olfactory receptor 56A3-like — its product is MTAHQNGTISSEVSDFLLNCFVRSHTWQLSFSLPLILLFFLAMGGNGVLLITIWLEASLHEPMYYLLSILSLLDIVLCLTVIPKVLAIFWFELKSISFYACFLQMYIMNCFLAMESCTFMVMAYDRYVAICHPLRYPSIITDQFVVKAAVFILARNVISTVPIPILSSRLHYCGRKVIENCICANMSVSRLSCNDVTINRLYQFAGGWTLLGSDLILIFLSYTLILRAVLRLKAEGAVAKALSTCGSHFILILFFSTILLVFVLTHVVKKKVSPDVPVLLNVLHHVIPAALNPIVYGVRTQEIKQGIQRLLKKGW